In Choloepus didactylus isolate mChoDid1 chromosome 18, mChoDid1.pri, whole genome shotgun sequence, a single genomic region encodes these proteins:
- the LOC119513926 gene encoding arylamine N-acetyltransferase 1-like gives MDIEAYFERIGYKNSRKKLDLEMLTDILQYQIRAVPFENLNIHCGGAMELGIEAIFYQVARKNRGGWCLQVNHLLYWALTTTGFETTILGGYVYNSLVDKYSSRMIHLLLQVTIGGRNYIVDARFGRSYQIWQPLELISGKDQPQVPCIFRLTQEEEMWSLDQFRREQYLPNQEFLNSDLLEKNKYRKIYSFTLEPQTIADFESVNTFLQTSPASVFTSKSFCSLQTPEGVHCLVGFTLTYRKFNYKENMDLVEFKTLNEEEVEEVLRNLFNIYLEGKLVPKHGDRFFTI, from the coding sequence ATGGATATTGAagcatattttgaaagaattggTTATAAAAACTCTAGGAAGAAATTGGATTTGGAAATGTTAACTGACATCCTTCAGTACCAGATCCGAGCCGTCCCCTTTGAGAATCTTAACATCCATTGTGGGGGAGCCATGGAGCTGGGCATAGAGGCCATTTTTTATCAAGTTGCGAGAAAGAACCGAGGGGGGTGGTGTCTCCAGGTCAATCACCTTCTGTACTGGGCTCTGACCACAACGGGATTTGAGACCACAATTTTGGGAGGTTATGTTTACAACAGTCTAGTCGATAAATATAGCAGCAGGATGATTCACCTCTTGCTGCAGGTGACCATCGGTGGCAGAAACTACATTGTGGATGCTAGGTTTGGAAGATCCTACCAGATTTGGCAGCCTCTGGAGCTTATTTCTGGGAAAGATCAGCCTCAGGTCCCTTGTATCTTCCGCCTGACACAGGAGGAAGAAATGTGGTCCCTGGATCAATTCAGGAGAGAGCAGTATCTTCCAAACCAAGAGTTTCTTAATTCTGATctcctggagaaaaataaataccgAAAAATCTACTCCTTCACTCTTGAGCCTCAAACAATTGCAGATTTTGAGTCTGTGAATACATTCCTTCAGACATCTCCAGCCTCTGTGTTTACAAGCAAATCCTTTTGTTCTTTGCAGACACCAGAAGGAGTTCACTGTTTAGTGGGCTTCACTCTCACCTATAGAAAATTCAATTATAAGGAAAATATGGATCTGGTAGAGTTTAAGACCCTGAATGAGGAAGAAGTAGAAGAGGTGCTGAGAAACCTCTTTAATATTTACTTGGAAGGAAAGCTTGTCCCCAAACATGGTGACCGATTTTTTACCATTTAG